In the genome of uncultured Sphaerochaeta sp., the window TTTGACAGGCCTGAGTCGGCCCAAAAAAGAATTATTATGACAAGGTGGATATAGCTATGGCTCGTAGATGTGAGATTTGCGGAAAAGGAACGGTTGCAGGAAATAGTGTTCCGAGAAAAGGTCAGGCCAAGAAGCACGGTGGTGTTGGTCAGCACATTGGCGTTACCACAAAGCGCGTATTCCGCCCTAATCTCGTGACGATCAAGACGTTGATCAACGGAGCTCCCCGCACGATCAAGATTTGTACTCGTTGCTTGA includes:
- the rpmB gene encoding 50S ribosomal protein L28, which gives rise to MARRCEICGKGTVAGNSVPRKGQAKKHGGVGQHIGVTTKRVFRPNLVTIKTLINGAPRTIKICTRCLRSGKVEKLV